A stretch of Roseibium porphyridii DNA encodes these proteins:
- a CDS encoding SulP family inorganic anion transporter has product MTARAEAVAPVKSTKLDASRIKTELLAGLTVALALVPEAVAFAFVAGVNPLVGLYAAFFVGLITACIGGRPGMISGATGALAVVMVSLVAQHGVEYLFATVVLMGILQIGVGLLKWGKFIRMVPHPVMLGFVNGLAIVIFLAQLGQFKVPDGAGGLTWMTGSQLYLMFGLIALTMAVIWLLPKVTTAFPAPLAGILVVSALVLGFNLDTRSVGDLASISGGLPEFHIPLVPLNLETLQIILPYAVILAAIGLIESLLTLNLVADLTNTKGGASKECLAQGTANVVTGFFGGMGGCAMIGQSMINVKSGARTRISGIAAALFLLSFIVVASQLIEQIPVAALVGVMFMVVIGTFAWASLKIVHKIPLTDALVMVIVTGVTVYADLAVAVVVGVIISALAYAWNAASRISARIGKSKEGWKVYRLSGPLFFGSTTGFVDLFNPQNDPDDVVVDFIDSRVVDHSGLEAIDALASKYEAVGKRLHLRHLSPDCQRLLDKAGNLVEVSVLEDPDYEIAVDYGHTFDEPEPAKTT; this is encoded by the coding sequence TTGACCGCACGTGCCGAGGCCGTTGCGCCTGTGAAATCGACAAAACTCGATGCTTCGCGCATCAAGACCGAGCTGCTTGCGGGACTGACCGTCGCACTGGCTTTGGTTCCTGAAGCCGTGGCTTTTGCCTTCGTTGCCGGCGTCAATCCGCTGGTCGGCCTCTACGCCGCCTTTTTCGTCGGATTGATCACTGCCTGCATCGGCGGCCGTCCCGGCATGATCTCCGGTGCAACCGGCGCACTTGCCGTCGTCATGGTTTCGCTGGTCGCCCAGCACGGTGTGGAATACCTGTTCGCCACTGTCGTCCTGATGGGTATCCTTCAAATTGGTGTCGGTCTGCTGAAATGGGGCAAATTCATTCGAATGGTGCCGCACCCGGTTATGCTCGGCTTTGTCAACGGACTGGCGATCGTGATTTTCCTGGCACAGCTCGGGCAATTCAAGGTTCCGGACGGTGCTGGAGGCCTGACATGGATGACCGGTTCGCAGCTCTATCTCATGTTTGGTTTGATCGCCCTGACGATGGCCGTGATCTGGCTCTTGCCGAAGGTCACAACGGCGTTCCCGGCGCCCCTTGCCGGCATTCTGGTTGTCTCTGCACTGGTGCTCGGCTTCAATCTGGACACGCGCTCTGTCGGCGATCTTGCCTCCATTTCAGGCGGCCTGCCGGAGTTTCACATTCCGCTGGTGCCGCTGAACCTGGAAACGCTGCAGATCATTCTGCCTTACGCCGTCATTCTGGCGGCAATCGGCCTGATTGAATCGCTGCTGACACTGAACCTCGTCGCGGACCTGACGAACACGAAAGGCGGTGCCTCCAAGGAATGCCTTGCCCAGGGTACGGCAAACGTTGTTACGGGTTTCTTTGGCGGTATGGGTGGCTGTGCCATGATCGGCCAGTCGATGATCAACGTGAAGTCCGGCGCTCGCACCCGCATCTCAGGTATTGCAGCTGCCCTTTTCCTGCTGTCATTCATCGTTGTCGCATCCCAGTTGATTGAGCAAATTCCTGTCGCTGCCCTCGTGGGTGTGATGTTCATGGTGGTGATCGGCACGTTTGCGTGGGCCAGCTTGAAGATCGTTCACAAAATCCCTCTGACAGACGCGCTGGTGATGGTCATCGTGACCGGCGTAACGGTCTATGCCGACCTTGCAGTCGCCGTTGTCGTTGGCGTAATTATTTCGGCTCTTGCTTATGCCTGGAACGCAGCCAGCCGTATCAGCGCGCGCATTGGCAAGAGCAAGGAAGGCTGGAAGGTCTATCGCCTGTCGGGCCCCCTCTTCTTCGGCTCCACGACCGGCTTTGTTGACCTCTTCAATCCGCAGAACGACCCTGACGATGTGGTTGTCGACTTTATCGACAGCCGCGTGGTCGATCACTCGGGACTGGAAGCGATCGACGCCCTGGCCTCAAAATATGAGGCCGTCGGCAAGCGCCTTCATCTCAGGCACTTGTCTCCGGATTGCCAGCGATTGCTCGACAAGGCGGGCAACCTTGTTGAAGTCTCCGTCCTGGAAGATCCCGATTACGAGATTGCGGTTGACTACGGGCATACGTTCGATGAACCCGAACCGGCCAAAACAACCTGA